The proteins below come from a single Lodderomyces elongisporus chromosome 3, complete sequence genomic window:
- the PTC4 gene encoding Protein phosphatase 2C 4, with protein sequence MGQLLSHPIEEKQLDYKTHAKLSYSVGAMQGYRMSMEDAHNVRINEDETIAVFGVFDGHGGKQCAEYLAEHLPKYIFRQLIRKRSKSRNRSHNNDYTHSHKHQHSHQHQHQQQHNNSNSNSQQRAQLSNGEVLRLLKHSFFKTDHELSNYDNFINCGSTGTILVIIDNKLYVANTGDSRCIISTSAGAAKSLSYDQKPNIMGERVRIENSNGYIVNGRINEILALSRAFGDFKFKIPYLTATNNNYIIDNIKRQVEERDKERSNKKAQQQQQEEEEEGRNDPQPQGSSTSSSLSKHKVQKDRQSLGSHEYIHIPPESFQVTVEPDILIFDMNEQPTPEFIVMACDGIWDCFKNDQLVKLIRDKLVLGWKLNKIVEYILNDSLTMANNYTGIGFDNMTLIIIALHSDGRVAENIDEWYAHMIEKIEKEKGLR encoded by the coding sequence CAATGTCAGAATCAACGAAGACGAAACCATTGCCGTGTTTGGAGTGTTTGATGGACACGGAGGCAAACAATGCGCCGAGTACCTTGCCGAACACTTGCCCAAATATATTTTTAGACAATTGATTCGCAAGCGAAGTAAATCTCGAAACAGGAGTCACAATAATGATTACACCCACAGCCACAAGCACCAGCATctgcaccagcaccagcaccagcaacaacacaaTAATAGTAACTCAAATAGTCAACAAAGAGCACAGCTCCTGAATGGCGAGGTTTTGCGGTTGTTGAagcattcttttttcaagacTGACCACGAACTTTCCAACTATGATAACTTTATCAATTGCGGTTCAACAGGGACTATACTTGTTATTATAGATAACAAATTATATGTGGCAAATACGGGAGACTCGCGATGTATTATTTCCACCTCGGCAGGTGCAGCCAAGTCGCTCTCGTATGACCAAAAACCCAACATTATGGGTGAAAGGGTGAGAATTGAGAATAGCAATGGGTATATTGTTAATGGCCGGATAAATGAGATTTTGGCGTTGAGTAGGGCGTTTGGagatttcaaattcaagATTCCATACCTCACTGCTACCAATAACAACTATATAATAGATAACATCAAAAGACAAGTAGAGGAAAGAGACAAGGAGCGCAGCAATAAGAaagcacaacaacaacaacaagaagaagaagaagaaggtcGAAACGATCCGCAACCACAGGGTTCATCTACATCGTCGTCATTGAGCAAGCACAAGGTGCAGAAGGATAGACAGAGTTTAGGAAGTCATGAATACATTCATATTCCACCAGAATCATTCCAAGTCACTGTTGAACCTGATATACTTATCTTTGATATGAATGAGCAGCCCACACCAGAATTCATTGTTATGGCATGCGATGGGATCTGGGACTGTTTCAAAAATGACCAATTAGTCAAGTTAATTCGAGATAAGCTAGTGCTCGGGTGGAAATTGAACAAGATTGTTGAGTATATCCTTAATGATAGTCTTACCATGGCAAATAATTATACCGGAATAGGATTTGACAATATGACGTTGATAATCATTGCATTGCACCTGGATGGGAGAGTTGCAGAGAATATCGATGAGTGGTATGCCCATatgattgaaaagattgagaaagagaagggTCTCAGGTGA